One Hippoglossus hippoglossus isolate fHipHip1 chromosome 13, fHipHip1.pri, whole genome shotgun sequence genomic window carries:
- the LOC117773130 gene encoding homeodomain-interacting protein kinase 2-like yields MKSEKSKGPQNKILCSSTNRYLIYEFIGQGCNGRVARAVNTSTSQEVAIKILDNEQEAEFESKMLEMLSILDPVKTNVLLDMDLYQLFDQRQRKPLTFNEIRPMAFQFFTAFDSLKHIGVVHADVKPDNIMLVNHQSEPFRVKLIDFGMSINTPEDFHGDIIQALGYRVPEILLGLPFSEAIDMWGTPSEYFHSNGDKPTIWRNPIHCLDDLIKLHPEMQNSSKLRDRTAFVSLLKGLLETDPERRITPEGALLHPFLTMVHPMEHMDSPYSGDALKKKDILDLDGLDVELSSDGLAEEETWKEEVSVGACYTDLDSDGLDEEEVSVGACYIYLDSDGLDEEEPWKEEASVRACYIDLDSDGLAEEEPWKEEASVGACYIDLDSDDRDEEEVSFRPCYIY; encoded by the exons atgaaatcaGAGAAATCTAAGGGGCCACAGAACAAGATCCTGTGCAGTAGCACCAATCGCTACCTCATCTATGAATTTATCGGACAGGGGTGTAATGGCAGAGTTGCCAGGGCAGTGAATACAAGCACTTCACAGGAAGTGGCCATCAAGATCTTGGACAATGAGCAAGAAGCTGAATTCGAG TCAAAGATGCTTGAAATGCTGAGCATCCTCGACCCCGTCAAAACGAACGTG CTGCTGGACATGGACCTCTACCAGCTGTTTGATCAAAGACAAAGGAAGCCGCTGACATTCAACGAGATTCGGCCGATGGCTTTCCAG TTTTTCACAGCTTTTGACTCCCTGAAGCATATTGGGGTGGTTCACGCAGATGTTAAACCAGACAACATCATGCTGGTGAACCACCAGAGTGAGCCCTTCAGGGTCAAACTCATTGATTTCGGAATGTCCATCAACACCCCAGAGGACTTTCATGGGGATATAATTCAGGCTTTGGGTTACAG AGTACCTGAAATCCTCCTGGGCCTCCCCTTCTCTGAGGCCATAGACATGTGGGGT ACCCCAAGTGAGTACTTTCACAGCAATGGTGATAAGCCTACGATATGGAGAAATCCTATTCACTGCCTGGATGACCTGATCAAA CTCCACCCAGAGATGCAGAACTCCAGTAAGCTCAGAGACAGGACAGCATTCGTCAGCCTCCTGAAAGGCCTCCTGGAGACCGACCCAGAGAGGAGGATCACACCAGAGGGCGCTCTCCTCCACCCCTTCCTCACGATGGTCCATCCTATGGAACACATGGACAGCCCATA ttcaggagATGCTTTGAAAAAGAAGGATATCTTGGACTTGGATGGCCTGGATGTTGAGCTATCCTCAGATGGTTTGGCTGAGGAAGAGACCTGGAAGGAAGAGGTTTCAGTCGGAGCGTGCTATACTGACTTAGACTCAGATGGTCTGGATGAGGAAGAGGTTTCAGTCGGAGCGTGCTATATCTACTTAGACTCAGATGGTCTGGATGAGGAAGAGCCCTGGAAGGAAGAGGCTTCAGTCAGAGCGTGCTATATCGACTTAGACTCAGATGGTCTTGCTGAGGAAGAGCCCTGGAAGGAAGAGGCTTCAGTCGGAGCGTGCTATATCGACTTAGACTCAGATGATCGGGATGAGGAAGAGGTTTCATTCAGACCGTGCTATATCTACTGA
- the taf15 gene encoding TATA-binding protein-associated factor 2N isoform X1, producing MATDSGYGQHGSSQSYGAYAGQQGGQGYGQGNGSGSYSGQSYPGYGQQGATPAATPAVTQGATEDGYGQSQPQPQSYDNYGQESSGYGDKSSSYGQQSSYGAQGPGGGGGAPPPVAAAAAAGGGAAAASYGQQSSYGSPGQGGGSYGRWSEGESGGQGGRFGRDQGDRSEGGGFRGRGRGGYDRGSYDRSGGFDRGGFDRGGRGGPSGMGGGDRGGYKNYGGSRDYSSRDESGNEVDNSDNNTIFVQGLGEEVTAQEVGDFFKQIGIIKVSKKTGLQMINIYTDKITGLPKGECTVSFDDPPSAKAAIEWFDGKEFQGKPLKVSFATRRTEFTQRGGGRGARGGAGGGGGGGGGGGGGGGGGGFRGRGGGPNFDIKGGDWPCPNSSCGNMNFARRQECNKCGAPKPGDGGFEGDRGERGSRGGYGGDRGGGGFRGRGGFRGGDRGGDRGGYGGGGGFGGGGGYKMGGRGDRRDDRRERPY from the exons ATGGCCACTG ACTCAGGCTACGGCCAGCATGGCAGTTCACAAAG CTATGGAGCCTATGCCGGTCAGCAGGGCGGACAG GGTTATGGACAAGGAAATGGCAGTGGCTCTTACAGCGGGCAGAGTTATCCTGGCTATGGACAGCAAGGTGCAACACCTGCTGCGACACCAGCTGTGACGCAAGGTGCGACGGAAG ATGGTTATGGTCAgtctcagccacagccacagagcTATGATAATTATGGGCAGGAATCATCTGG GTATGGTGACAAGTCGTCTTCTTATGGACAACAAAGTTCCTATGGCGCCCAgggaccaggaggaggaggaggagcaccaCCACCAgtagcggcggcggcagcagcaggaggaggagcagcagcagccagttaCGGACAGCAAAGCTCCTATGGCAGCCCGGGGCAAGGAGGTGGCAGCTATGGAAGATGGAGTGAGG GTGAAAGTGGTGGTCAGGGGGGCAGGTTTGGACGTGACCAGGGCGATCGTTCAGAAGGCGGGGGCTTCAGAGGTCGAGGCCGTGGTGGCTATGATCGCGGCAGCTATGACCGCAGTGGTGGTTTCGACCGTGGTGGCTTTGATCGCGGCGGAAGAGGCGGACCTTCTGGTATGGG aggtgGTGACCGTGGTGGCTACAAAAATTACGGTG GCTCTCGAGACTACAGCTCAAGGGATGAATCAG GTAACGAGGTGGACAACTCCGACAACAACACCATTTTTGTCCAGGGCCTGGGAGAAGAGGTCACAGCTCAGGAAGTCGGCGACTTCTTCAAGCAGATTGGTATCATCAAG GTGAGCAAGAAGACTGGACTGCAAATGATCAACATCTACACTGACAAGATCACTGGTCTGCCAAAGGGAGAATGTACAGTGTCCTTCGACGATCCTCCTTCTGCCAAAGCTGCTATTGAATGGTTTGACG GCAAAGAATTTCAAGGCAAACCCCTCAAAGTATCATTTGCCACCCGCAGAACTGAGTTCACACAGAGAGGTGGTGGAAGAGGGgcgagaggaggagcaggtggtggaggaggaggtggtggaggaggaggaggtggcggtggaggaggag GTTTCAGAGGTCGTGGTGGTGGACCCAACTTTGACATTAAGGGAGGAGACTGGCCCTGTCCCAACAG CTCCTGCGGCAACATGAATTTTGCGCGGCGGCAAGAGTGCAACAAGTGCGGTGCACCTAAACCAGGAGATGGAGGTTTTGAAGGGG aCCGTGGTGAGCGTGGAAGCCGTGGAGGTTATGGTGGTGACAGAGGCGGCGGCGGCTTCAGAGGGCGTGGAGGGTTCCGTGGGGGAGACCGTGGAGGAGACCGTGGAGGCtatggaggtggtggaggattCGGCGGAGGTGGCGGCTACAAGATGGGGGGAAG AGGTGACCGCAGAGACGACAGGAGAGAGCGGCCATACTAA
- the taf15 gene encoding TATA-binding protein-associated factor 2N isoform X3 — protein MATDSGYGQHGSSQSYGAYAGQQGGQGYGQGNGSGSYSGQSYPGYGQQGATPAATPAVTQGATEDGYGQSQPQPQSYDNYGQESSGYGDKSSSYGQQSSYGAQGPGGGGGAPPPVAAAAAAGGGAAAASYGQQSSYGSPGQGGGSYGRWSEGESGGQGGRFGRDQGDRSEGGGFRGRGRGGYDRGSYDRSGGFDRGGFDRGGRGGPSGMGGGDRGGYKNYGGSRDYSSRDESGNEVDNSDNNTIFVQGLGEEVTAQEVGDFFKQIGIIKVSKKTGLQMINIYTDKITGLPKGECTVSFDDPPSAKAAIEWFDGKEFQGKPLKVSFATRRTEFTQRGGGRGARGGAGGGGGGGGGGGGFRGRGGGPNFDIKGGDWPCPNSSCGNMNFARRQECNKCGAPKPGDGGFEGDRGERGSRGGYGGDRGGGGFRGRGGFRGGDRGGDRGGYGGGGGFGGGGGYKMGGRGDRRDDRRERPY, from the exons ATGGCCACTG ACTCAGGCTACGGCCAGCATGGCAGTTCACAAAG CTATGGAGCCTATGCCGGTCAGCAGGGCGGACAG GGTTATGGACAAGGAAATGGCAGTGGCTCTTACAGCGGGCAGAGTTATCCTGGCTATGGACAGCAAGGTGCAACACCTGCTGCGACACCAGCTGTGACGCAAGGTGCGACGGAAG ATGGTTATGGTCAgtctcagccacagccacagagcTATGATAATTATGGGCAGGAATCATCTGG GTATGGTGACAAGTCGTCTTCTTATGGACAACAAAGTTCCTATGGCGCCCAgggaccaggaggaggaggaggagcaccaCCACCAgtagcggcggcggcagcagcaggaggaggagcagcagcagccagttaCGGACAGCAAAGCTCCTATGGCAGCCCGGGGCAAGGAGGTGGCAGCTATGGAAGATGGAGTGAGG GTGAAAGTGGTGGTCAGGGGGGCAGGTTTGGACGTGACCAGGGCGATCGTTCAGAAGGCGGGGGCTTCAGAGGTCGAGGCCGTGGTGGCTATGATCGCGGCAGCTATGACCGCAGTGGTGGTTTCGACCGTGGTGGCTTTGATCGCGGCGGAAGAGGCGGACCTTCTGGTATGGG aggtgGTGACCGTGGTGGCTACAAAAATTACGGTG GCTCTCGAGACTACAGCTCAAGGGATGAATCAG GTAACGAGGTGGACAACTCCGACAACAACACCATTTTTGTCCAGGGCCTGGGAGAAGAGGTCACAGCTCAGGAAGTCGGCGACTTCTTCAAGCAGATTGGTATCATCAAG GTGAGCAAGAAGACTGGACTGCAAATGATCAACATCTACACTGACAAGATCACTGGTCTGCCAAAGGGAGAATGTACAGTGTCCTTCGACGATCCTCCTTCTGCCAAAGCTGCTATTGAATGGTTTGACG GCAAAGAATTTCAAGGCAAACCCCTCAAAGTATCATTTGCCACCCGCAGAACTGAGTTCACACAGAGAGGTGGTGGAAGAGGGgcgagaggaggagcaggtggtggaggaggaggtggtggaggaggaggag GTTTCAGAGGTCGTGGTGGTGGACCCAACTTTGACATTAAGGGAGGAGACTGGCCCTGTCCCAACAG CTCCTGCGGCAACATGAATTTTGCGCGGCGGCAAGAGTGCAACAAGTGCGGTGCACCTAAACCAGGAGATGGAGGTTTTGAAGGGG aCCGTGGTGAGCGTGGAAGCCGTGGAGGTTATGGTGGTGACAGAGGCGGCGGCGGCTTCAGAGGGCGTGGAGGGTTCCGTGGGGGAGACCGTGGAGGAGACCGTGGAGGCtatggaggtggtggaggattCGGCGGAGGTGGCGGCTACAAGATGGGGGGAAG AGGTGACCGCAGAGACGACAGGAGAGAGCGGCCATACTAA
- the taf15 gene encoding TATA-binding protein-associated factor 2N isoform X4 gives MATDSGYGQHGSSQSYGAYAGQQGGQGYGQGNGSGSYSGQSYPGYGQQGATPAATPAVTQGATEDGYGQSQPQPQSYDNYGQESSGYGDKSSSYGQQSSYGAQGPGGGGGAPPPVAAAAAAGGGAAAASYGQQSSYGSPGQGGGSYGRWSEGESGGQGGRFGRDQGDRSEGGGFRGRGRGGYDRGSYDRSGGFDRGGFDRGGRGGPSGMGGGDRGGYKNYGGSRDYSSRDESGNEVDNSDNNTIFVQGLGEEVTAQEVGDFFKQIGIIKVSKKTGLQMINIYTDKITGLPKGECTVSFDDPPSAKAAIEWFDGKEFQGKPLKVSFATRRTEFTQRGGGRGARGGAGGGGGGGGGGGFRGRGGGPNFDIKGGDWPCPNSSCGNMNFARRQECNKCGAPKPGDGGFEGDRGERGSRGGYGGDRGGGGFRGRGGFRGGDRGGDRGGYGGGGGFGGGGGYKMGGRGDRRDDRRERPY, from the exons ATGGCCACTG ACTCAGGCTACGGCCAGCATGGCAGTTCACAAAG CTATGGAGCCTATGCCGGTCAGCAGGGCGGACAG GGTTATGGACAAGGAAATGGCAGTGGCTCTTACAGCGGGCAGAGTTATCCTGGCTATGGACAGCAAGGTGCAACACCTGCTGCGACACCAGCTGTGACGCAAGGTGCGACGGAAG ATGGTTATGGTCAgtctcagccacagccacagagcTATGATAATTATGGGCAGGAATCATCTGG GTATGGTGACAAGTCGTCTTCTTATGGACAACAAAGTTCCTATGGCGCCCAgggaccaggaggaggaggaggagcaccaCCACCAgtagcggcggcggcagcagcaggaggaggagcagcagcagccagttaCGGACAGCAAAGCTCCTATGGCAGCCCGGGGCAAGGAGGTGGCAGCTATGGAAGATGGAGTGAGG GTGAAAGTGGTGGTCAGGGGGGCAGGTTTGGACGTGACCAGGGCGATCGTTCAGAAGGCGGGGGCTTCAGAGGTCGAGGCCGTGGTGGCTATGATCGCGGCAGCTATGACCGCAGTGGTGGTTTCGACCGTGGTGGCTTTGATCGCGGCGGAAGAGGCGGACCTTCTGGTATGGG aggtgGTGACCGTGGTGGCTACAAAAATTACGGTG GCTCTCGAGACTACAGCTCAAGGGATGAATCAG GTAACGAGGTGGACAACTCCGACAACAACACCATTTTTGTCCAGGGCCTGGGAGAAGAGGTCACAGCTCAGGAAGTCGGCGACTTCTTCAAGCAGATTGGTATCATCAAG GTGAGCAAGAAGACTGGACTGCAAATGATCAACATCTACACTGACAAGATCACTGGTCTGCCAAAGGGAGAATGTACAGTGTCCTTCGACGATCCTCCTTCTGCCAAAGCTGCTATTGAATGGTTTGACG GCAAAGAATTTCAAGGCAAACCCCTCAAAGTATCATTTGCCACCCGCAGAACTGAGTTCACACAGAGAGGTGGTGGAAGAGGGgcgagaggaggagcaggtggtggaggaggaggtggtggaggaggag GTTTCAGAGGTCGTGGTGGTGGACCCAACTTTGACATTAAGGGAGGAGACTGGCCCTGTCCCAACAG CTCCTGCGGCAACATGAATTTTGCGCGGCGGCAAGAGTGCAACAAGTGCGGTGCACCTAAACCAGGAGATGGAGGTTTTGAAGGGG aCCGTGGTGAGCGTGGAAGCCGTGGAGGTTATGGTGGTGACAGAGGCGGCGGCGGCTTCAGAGGGCGTGGAGGGTTCCGTGGGGGAGACCGTGGAGGAGACCGTGGAGGCtatggaggtggtggaggattCGGCGGAGGTGGCGGCTACAAGATGGGGGGAAG AGGTGACCGCAGAGACGACAGGAGAGAGCGGCCATACTAA
- the taf15 gene encoding TATA-binding protein-associated factor 2N isoform X2, giving the protein MATDSGYGQHGSSQSYGAYAGQQGGQGYGQGNGSGSYSGQSYPGYGQQGATPAATPAVTQDGYGQSQPQPQSYDNYGQESSGYGDKSSSYGQQSSYGAQGPGGGGGAPPPVAAAAAAGGGAAAASYGQQSSYGSPGQGGGSYGRWSEGESGGQGGRFGRDQGDRSEGGGFRGRGRGGYDRGSYDRSGGFDRGGFDRGGRGGPSGMGGGDRGGYKNYGGSRDYSSRDESGNEVDNSDNNTIFVQGLGEEVTAQEVGDFFKQIGIIKVSKKTGLQMINIYTDKITGLPKGECTVSFDDPPSAKAAIEWFDGKEFQGKPLKVSFATRRTEFTQRGGGRGARGGAGGGGGGGGGGGGGGGGGGFRGRGGGPNFDIKGGDWPCPNSSCGNMNFARRQECNKCGAPKPGDGGFEGDRGERGSRGGYGGDRGGGGFRGRGGFRGGDRGGDRGGYGGGGGFGGGGGYKMGGRGDRRDDRRERPY; this is encoded by the exons ATGGCCACTG ACTCAGGCTACGGCCAGCATGGCAGTTCACAAAG CTATGGAGCCTATGCCGGTCAGCAGGGCGGACAG GGTTATGGACAAGGAAATGGCAGTGGCTCTTACAGCGGGCAGAGTTATCCTGGCTATGGACAGCAAGGTGCAACACCTGCTGCGACACCAGCTGTGACGCAAG ATGGTTATGGTCAgtctcagccacagccacagagcTATGATAATTATGGGCAGGAATCATCTGG GTATGGTGACAAGTCGTCTTCTTATGGACAACAAAGTTCCTATGGCGCCCAgggaccaggaggaggaggaggagcaccaCCACCAgtagcggcggcggcagcagcaggaggaggagcagcagcagccagttaCGGACAGCAAAGCTCCTATGGCAGCCCGGGGCAAGGAGGTGGCAGCTATGGAAGATGGAGTGAGG GTGAAAGTGGTGGTCAGGGGGGCAGGTTTGGACGTGACCAGGGCGATCGTTCAGAAGGCGGGGGCTTCAGAGGTCGAGGCCGTGGTGGCTATGATCGCGGCAGCTATGACCGCAGTGGTGGTTTCGACCGTGGTGGCTTTGATCGCGGCGGAAGAGGCGGACCTTCTGGTATGGG aggtgGTGACCGTGGTGGCTACAAAAATTACGGTG GCTCTCGAGACTACAGCTCAAGGGATGAATCAG GTAACGAGGTGGACAACTCCGACAACAACACCATTTTTGTCCAGGGCCTGGGAGAAGAGGTCACAGCTCAGGAAGTCGGCGACTTCTTCAAGCAGATTGGTATCATCAAG GTGAGCAAGAAGACTGGACTGCAAATGATCAACATCTACACTGACAAGATCACTGGTCTGCCAAAGGGAGAATGTACAGTGTCCTTCGACGATCCTCCTTCTGCCAAAGCTGCTATTGAATGGTTTGACG GCAAAGAATTTCAAGGCAAACCCCTCAAAGTATCATTTGCCACCCGCAGAACTGAGTTCACACAGAGAGGTGGTGGAAGAGGGgcgagaggaggagcaggtggtggaggaggaggtggtggaggaggaggaggtggcggtggaggaggag GTTTCAGAGGTCGTGGTGGTGGACCCAACTTTGACATTAAGGGAGGAGACTGGCCCTGTCCCAACAG CTCCTGCGGCAACATGAATTTTGCGCGGCGGCAAGAGTGCAACAAGTGCGGTGCACCTAAACCAGGAGATGGAGGTTTTGAAGGGG aCCGTGGTGAGCGTGGAAGCCGTGGAGGTTATGGTGGTGACAGAGGCGGCGGCGGCTTCAGAGGGCGTGGAGGGTTCCGTGGGGGAGACCGTGGAGGAGACCGTGGAGGCtatggaggtggtggaggattCGGCGGAGGTGGCGGCTACAAGATGGGGGGAAG AGGTGACCGCAGAGACGACAGGAGAGAGCGGCCATACTAA